A window of the Sporosarcina sp. FSL K6-2383 genome harbors these coding sequences:
- a CDS encoding nucleotidyltransferase domain-containing protein yields MNELLVKQLRDIVSQYPEVETILLFGLRAYGDFNRLSDIDLAVKAPGLSEMQWLLLAE; encoded by the coding sequence ATGAATGAGTTGTTAGTGAAGCAACTTCGTGACATTGTCAGTCAGTATCCTGAAGTAGAGACCATTCTGTTATTTGGTTTGCGTGCTTATGGTGATTTTAATCGTTTATCTGATATTGATTTGGCGGTGAAGGCACCTGGATTGTCGGAGATGCAGTGGCTTTTGTTAGCAGAATAA